The Osmerus eperlanus chromosome 7, fOsmEpe2.1, whole genome shotgun sequence genome includes a region encoding these proteins:
- the LOC134023468 gene encoding endoribonuclease ZC3H12A, with protein MDKACPSQDQDSDNFQLHVDFFRKLGYSATEVRCAIQNLGLNFDTNAVLEKLVQARKAPVSNAEMKDMAALHTAPIAGLESPQRAQRDTPQVSLDDRRDGDGELNPIVIDGSNVAMSHGNKEVFSCRGIELAVNYFLDRGHTAITVFVPSWRMEQPRPDAPITDQHILTELEREKIVVFTPSRRVGGKRVVCYDDRFIIKLAHDTDGVIVSNDTYRDLQGERPEWKKCIEERLLMYSFVNDKFMPPDDPLGRHGPSLDNFLRKNPLPSEQKRQLCPYDKKCTYGIKCKFYHPERTQQSYRSLADELRDNARLSTVKEDRNTKVSQRWPQTDLGSSRSSYRHTLEHDLEHRLVLDRHSPLQKGHVNENQLLYWDRPLNSGHQFTRDSGGFSQHDWPAMPRPLYNSDQPYVSISHKHLDSGLGSYESQYSDAPHVLSKPLRSRPQQGLPPSPWPRLPAMHLDRQDIEQPCRCCSHITSSAGPQKHCSYPSLEPHSQPRYNTYPTPQFPPSIHHYSLPSHFQDRGPPQQKYWSDPFQGMPQTRTSCSLPSPLSSPACHGHSCPYQDQPSWGCPMPQPSAFDPDREELRKKLQAIFNPHHVDMVMGMFPHLRDSQKLAAEILTLRYQGGAF; from the exons ATGGACAAGGCCTGCCCTAGCCAGGACCAAGACTCAGATAATTTCCAACTTCATGTGGACTTTTTCAGGAAGCTGGGTTACTCCGCCACTGAAGTGAGGTGTGCCATACAGAATCTGGGCCTAAACTTTGACACCAACGCAGTACTTGAGAAGTTAGTCCAGGCTAGGAAAGCGCCTGTGTCCAATGCAGAGATGAAAGATATGGCAGCATTACACACAGCCCCCATAGCTGGTCTAGAGAGCCCACAGAGAGCCCAAAGAGACACTCCACAAGTCTCACTGGATGataggagggatggagatggagagctaAATCCTATCGTCATTGACGGCAGTAATGTGGCCATGAG TCATGGAAACAAGGAGGTATTTTCATGCAGGGGCATCGAGCTAGCAGTCAACTACTTCCTGGACAGAGGTCATACGGCCATCACTGTTTTTGTTCCTTCTTGGCGTATGGAACAACCTAGACCAGATGCTCCCATCACAG ACCAACACATCCTGacggagctggagagagagaagatagtgGTCTTCACCCCTTCGCGACGTGTCGGAGGCAAACGGGTGGTCTGCTACGATGACCGCTTCATCATCAAGCTAGCCCACGATACCGATGGCGTAATAGTGTCCAATGACACGTACCGCGATCTGCAGGGCGAGAGGCCGGAGTGGAAGAAATGCATAGAGGAGAGGCTCCTTATGTACTCTTTTGTCAATGACAA GTTCATGCCTCCTGATGATCCTCTAGGCCGCCATGGCCCCAGTCTGGATAATTTCCTTAGGAAGAACCCACTACCATCAGAGCAGAAGAGACAGCTCTGTCCCTATG ATAAAAAGTGCACTTATGGGATAAAGTGTAAGTTCTACCACCCTGAACGTACTCAACAGTCTTACCGCTCACTGGCTGACGAGCTGCGGGACAACGCCCGTCTCTCCACGGTGAAAGAGGACAGGAACACCAAAGTGTCGCAAAGGTGGCCTCAAACTGATCTAGGATCATCTAGAAGCTCCTATCGACACACATTGGAGCATGACCTGGAGCACAGGCTGGTTTTAGATAGGCACAGCCCCCTCCAAAAGGGCCATGTGAATGAGAATCAGCTTCTGTACTGGGATAGGCCCTTAAATAGTGGTCACCAGTTCACCAGAGATTCAGGAGGCTTCTCTCAGCATGACTGGCCTGCGATGCCTCGTCCCCTCTACAACAGTGACCAGCCCTACGTCAGCATTTCCCACAAGCACCTGGACTCTGGGCTGGGCTCATATGAGAGCCAGTATTCCGATGCCCCCCATGTCCTCAGTAAGCCACTTAGGAGCAGGCCTCAGCAGGGTTTACCCCCAAGCCCGTGGCCGAGACTCCCTGCCATGCATCTAGATAGGCAGGACATCGAACAGCCTTGTCGGTGCTGCTCCCACATAACATCATCCGCAGGCCCCCAGAAGCATTGCAGTTACCCAAGCCTGGAGCCCCACTCCCAGCCTAGATACAACACCTACCCAACCCCACAGTTCCCTCCTAGCATCCACCACTACAGCCTGCCCAGCCACTTCCAGGACAGGGGTCCGCCACAGCAAAAGTACTGGTCTGACCCCTTCCAGGGGATGCCCCAGACAAGGACATCCTGCAGCCTCCCaagccctctgtcctctccggCCTGTCATGGCCACTCATGCCCCTACCAGGACCAGCCCTCATGGGGTTGCCCCATGCCCCAGCCTTCTGCTTTTGACCCAGACAGGGAGGAGCTCCGCAAGAAACTGCAGGCCATCTTCAACCCCCATCATGTGGATATGGTTATGGGGATGTTTCCTCACCTGAGGGACTCCCAGAAGCTGGCGGCAGAGATCCTCACCCTCAGGTATCAGGGAGGAGCCTTCTGA
- the LOC134023491 gene encoding uncharacterized protein LOC134023491, with protein MVMYILWSAFAWTLKGVLYTCRFLWVSPYYAIKCPAKEPCKGCEKREVPGGHERSSAILKRLSKAEKDIQALKVQLASERALWEKKFSELQKKQQDLRKQLISETLARTGVFVREGGLDDQDGFEENGSNEKDHDTASSIRHSYQHEGSDVRSSRRDTGQSSSSGSQLSLSAFGSRPTSGLSSATSAGSWRSSMGPHRVFVPHSPLDLQLGLRVRVLLASGRISTGTIRYLGNLQGEPDFHLGVELEIAEHGLLDGTHAGHSYFECKPGQGAFVPFNKLLMAWE; from the exons ATGGTGATGTACATCCTGTGGTCTGCATTTGCATGGACATTAAAGGGTGTCTTGTATACCTGCAGGTTCCTTTGG GTGAGCCCTTACTATGCAATCAAATGCCCGGCAAAGGAACCCTGCAAAG ggtgtgagaagagagaggtacCGGGAGGCCATGAGCGCAGCAGTGCCATACTTAAAAGACTGTCCAAAGCAGAGAAGGACATCCAAGCCCTAAAGGTTCAGCTTGCCAGTGAGAGGGCATTGTGGGAGAAGAAGTTCTCAGAGCTGCAGAAGAAACAGCAGGATCTGCGTAAGCAG CTGATCTCAGAGACTTTAGCCAGGACTGGGGTCTTCGTCAGGGAGGGTGGCTTGGATGACCAAGACGGATTTGAGGAGAATGGCTCGAATGAAAAGGACCACGACACCGCAA GTAGCATAAGGCACTCGTACCAGCATGAAGGGTCAGATGTGAGGTCATCAAGAAGGGACACGGGACAAAGCAGCTCGTCAGGCAGCCAACTTTCCTTATCAGCATTTGGCTCCAGACCCACTTCTGGTCTTTCATCAGCCACTAG TGCTGGTTCCTGGAGGAGCTCTATGGGTCCACATCGGGTCTTTGTTCCTCACTCACCTCTGGACTTGCAGTTGGGTCTCCGGGTCCGCGTCCTGCTGGCTTCTGGCAGAATCAGCACCGGGACTATCCGTTACCTGGGCAACCTGCAGGGGGAGCCAGACTTCCACCTGGGGGTCGAGCTGGAGATAGCTGAGCACGGCCTGCTGGACGGCACTCATGCAGGACACAGCTACTTTGAATG CAAGCCTGGACAAGGGGCATTCGTACCATTCAACAAACTGCTCATGGCCTGGGAATGA
- the LOC134023503 gene encoding uncharacterized protein LOC134023503, protein MSGNSNGSMISCLTYSCNYSDCYSVSMNSTAVQCSYGYNVCQLKRNEGVSYTLSCEVSCNNISTCNNSQTNCIMSCCNSTGCLNSTLASMTSTTAMTPMKTTTTPTTTKPPTTTTTTQRPNNGKKCHTFQCTTTDCYKSYASSSPEFCSVNLHYCELKKTTGTTWEAGCAATCTGQPGCTATLTTACQQECCNATATSCLKLDGSLNLPSSATRGPSFSFGSIMTLLFFLLGHQSLV, encoded by the exons ATGTCAGGGAACAGCAACGGCAGTATG atctcCTGCCTCACCTACTCCTGTAACTACTCAGACTGCTACAGTGTGTCTATGAATAGCACTGCTGTCCAATGTTCCTATGGTTACAACGTCTGCCAG TTGAAGAGAAATGAAGGTGTGTCCTATACACTGAGCTGCGAAGTCTCCTGCAATAACATCTCTACCTGTAACAACTCCCAGACAAACTGCATCATGAGCTGCTGCAACTCAACAGGCTGCCTGAACTCTACCCTCGCCTCAATGACAAGCACAACAGCAA TGACTCCAATGAAGACAACCACAACCCCTACCACAACTAAACCACCAACTACTACCACTACAACGCAACGtccaaacaat GGAAAAAAGTGTCACACATTCCAATGCACCACGACAGATTGCTACAAGTCCTACGCCAGCAGCTCACCAGAGTTCTGTTCCGTCAATCTACACTACTGTGAG TTGAAAAAGACCACAGGAACAACCTGGGAAGCAGGCTGTGCAGCAACCTGCACAGGACAACCCGGGTGCACAGCCACCTTGACCACCGCGTGCCAACAGGAGTGCTGCAACGCCACCGCCACCTCATGTCTCAAGCTGGATGGTAGCCTGAACCTACCCTcttctgccaccagggggccttCCTTTTCATTTGGTTCAATCATGACTCTGCTGTTTTTTCTGCTCGGTCATCAGTCCCTGGTGTAA